The proteins below come from a single Drosophila busckii strain San Diego stock center, stock number 13000-0081.31 chromosome X, ASM1175060v1, whole genome shotgun sequence genomic window:
- the LOC108607122 gene encoding AP-3 complex subunit delta isoform X2, which produces MALKKVKGNFERMFDKNLTDLVRGIRNNKDNEAKYISQCIEEIKQELRQDNINVKCNAVAKLTYIQMLGYDISWAGFNIIEVMSSSRFTCKRIGYLAASQCFHPDSELLMLTTNMIRKDLNSQNQYDAGVALSGLSCFISPDLSRDLANDIMTLMSSTKPYLRMKAVLMMYKVFLRYPEALRPAFPKLKEKLEDPDPGVQSAAVNVICELARKNPKNYLPLAPVFFKLMTTSTNNWMLIKIIKLFGALTPLEPRLGKKLIEPLTNLIHSTSAMSLLYECINTVIAVLISISSGMPNHSASIQLCVQKLRILIEDSDQNLKYLGLLAMSKILKTHPKSVQAHKDLILACLDDKDESIRLRALDLLCGMVSKKNLMEIVKRLLGHMERAEGSAYRDELLYKVIEICSQSSYLHVTNFEWYMTVLVELIQLEAGSKHGRLIAEQLLDVAIRVPVVRQFAVNEMTNLLDTFAVSAQSNSMYEVLYAAAWIVGEFAAELTDAEKTLNILLRPRQLPGHIQGVYVQNVIKLFARLATTCLELQDLPGIVRLCDHVLDKLQHFLGSSDIEVQERANSACMLIEMLRKALTVTLVDETQPASIPTLAIEIVQEMALLFAGELIPVAPKAQRKVPLPDGLDLDEWINAPPPAEDNSSTSSDHDKDELFVSASQQDSEPAKRRPSQELTPEQLERQRMARLIEQSNNPNYLKAAPASASAAAALAGSSSNNSNADQYDNIDDIPITELPLDIEGVAALRVGITKRSDKYLQEQQAAEAAQTGKSDKKKHKKGKKSKKSEKNKVAYNNSSESEAEPKPLHIVNTTLDMPEGVTLSDSEDKDGKYDPNDPHRALDIELDIAVFESVAAATKTNTEATASSSKSSASKKERKSKEHKSRKAQPQAVPDLIDTGTPTPTGAATAAVEASSSSSINNNVEQSAAQHKKKKREKSEKSEKREKREKSAHKSSSSKVSKEASSNIIDVEPMDIVAEPAAAAAAATDAVKAHKKKHKKDKTESKQKLSHKSLDVSGYEQPLGISTPSKEIF; this is translated from the exons GGTTATGAGTTCCTCGCGTTTCACATGTAAACGCATTGGCTATCTAGCTGCCAGCCAGTGCTTTCATCCAGATAGCGAG CTATTGATGTTGACCACAAATATGATACGCAAGGATCTAAACTCGCAAAATCAATATGATGCTGGTGTCGCGCTTAGCGGTCTGAGCTGTTTTATATCACCCGATTTGTCGAGAGATTTGGCCAACGATATTATGACGCTAATGAGCTCGACGAAGCCTTATCTGCGCATGAAAGCTGTGCTCATGATGTACAAAGTATTTCTACGCTATCCAGAAGCTTTGCGACCTGCCTTTCCCAAACTCAAAGAGAAACTGGAAGATCCCGATCCAG GTGTACAATCAGCTGCCGTGAATGTTATTTGTGAACTAGCACGTAAGAATCCAAAAAACTATTTGCCTTTGGCGCCTGTGTTCTTTAAACTGATGACCACATCGACCAACAATTGGATGTTAATTAAGATAATCAAACTG TTTGGCGCTTTAACTCCCTTAGAACCCCGGCTAGGAAAGAAATTAATAGAACCACTTACAAATCTAATTCATAG cacctCAGCCATGAGCCTGCTCTATGAGTGCATCAATACTGTGATCGCTGTGCTTATTAGCATAAGCAGCGGCATGCCCAACCACAGCGCCTCCATCCAGCTCTGCGTACAAAAGCTGCGCATACTCATCGAGGACTCCGATCAGAATC TTAAATACCTGGGTCTGCTGGCCATGTCGAAGATACTCAAAACGCATCCGAAGAGCGTGCAGGCGCACAAGGATCTAATATTGGCCTGCCTGGATGACAAGGATGAATCTATACGGCTGCGCGCATTGGATTTGCTATGCGGCATGGTATCGAAAAAGAATCTCATGGAGATAGTTAAGCGTCTGCTTGGCCATATGGAGCGTGCCGAGGGCTCTGCCTATCGCGATGAGCTGCTCTACAAGGTGATTGAGATTTGTTCGCAGAGCTCGTATCTGCATGTGACCAACTTCGAGTGGTATATGACCGTGCTGGTGGAGCTTATACAGCTGGAGGCGGGCTCAAAGCACGGTCGCCTCATagccgagcagctgctggatgTGGCCATACGTGTGCCTGTGGTGCGTCAATTTGCTGTTAATGAAATGACCAATTTGCTGGATACGTTTGCTGTCTCCGCACAAAGCAATTCCATGTACGAGGTGCTCTATGCCGCCGCCTGGATTGTGGGCGAGTTTGCTGCCGAGCTTACGGATGCGGAGAAGACATTGAACATATTGCTGCGACCGCGTCAGCTGCCTGGCCACATACAGGGTGTCTATGTGCAGAATGTTATTAAGCTATTTGCACGCTTGGCCACCACGTGCCTGGAGCTGCAGGATCTGCCAGGCATAGTGCGC cTCTGTGATCATGTGCTGgacaagctgcagcatttcCTCGGCTCCAGCGATATCGAAGTGCAGGAGCGTGCCAACTCCGCTTGCatgttaattgaaatgctgcgTAAGGCGTTAACTGTTACGCTGGTGGATGAGACGCAGCCTGCCAGCATTCCCACGCTGGCCATTGAAATTGTACAAGAGATGGCGTTACTATTCGCCGGCGAGCTTATACCTGTGGCGCCCAAGGCGCAACGCAAGGTGCCACTGCCCGATGGCTTGGATTTGGATGAATGGATAAATGCACCGCCGCCGGCGGAGGATAACAGCAGCACTAGCTCGGATCATGATAAGGATGAGCTGTTCGTTAGCGCCAGCCAACAGGACAGCGAGCCAGCAAAGCGGCGTCCAAGCCAAGAGCTAACACCCGAACAGCTGGAACGTCAGCGCATGGCGCGTCTCATCGAGCAATCCAATAATCCAAACTATTTGAAAGCAGCgccagcctcagcctcagcggctgctgcgctagcaggcagcagcagcaacaattccaATGCGGATCAATATGACAATATAGATGATATACCAATTACCGAGCTGCCGCTGGACATTGAGGGCGTGGCCGCTTTGCGTGTGGGCA TAACCAAACGCTCGGATAAGTATctgcaggagcagcaggcTGCAGAGGCAGCGCAGACGGGCAAGAGTGACAAGAAGAAGCATAAAAAGGGCAAGAAGAGTAAGAAATCAGAGAAAAACAAAGTGGCCTACAATAATAGCTCAGAATCGGAAGCGG AACCCAAGCCGCTGCATATTGTAAACACCACACTGGATATGCCGGAGGGCGTAACACTTTCAGATAGCGAGGATAAGGATGGCAAATACGATCCAAACGATCCACATCGCGCACTTGACATTGAGCTTGATAT cgCTGTCTTTGAGTCAGTTGcggcagcaactaaaactaatacaGAGGCAACTGCAAGCAGCTCCAAGAGTAGCGCCTCCAAAAAGGAGCGAAAATCAAAAGAGCATAAAAGTCGCAAGGCGCAACCACAGGCAGTGCCCGATCTAATAGACACGggcacgcccacgcccacaggCGCAGCTACGGCAGCAGTggaggcaagcagcagcagcagcatcaacaacaatgtggagcagtcagcagcgcagcacaaaaagaagaaacgCGAGAAAAGTGAAAAGAGCGAGAAGCGGGAAAAGCGTGAAAAGAGCGCACACAAGTCAAGCTCAAGCAAAGTGAGCAAAGAAGCGAGCAGCAATATAATTGATGTTGAGCCCATGGATATTGTGGCAgagcctgcagcagcagcagcagcggcaacagacGCTGTCAAGGCGCATAAAAAGAAGCATAAAAAGGACAAAACAGAATCGAAGCAAAAGCTCAGCCACAAGTCCTTGGATGTTAGCGGTTATGAGCAGCCTTTGGGTATCTCCACGCCAAGCAAAGAAATTTTCtag
- the LOC108607122 gene encoding AP-3 complex subunit delta isoform X1: MALKKVKGNFERMFDKNLTDLVRGIRNNKDNEAKYISQCIEEIKQELRQDNINVKCNAVAKLTYIQMLGYDISWAGFNIIEVMSSSRFTCKRIGYLAASQCFHPDSELLMLTTNMIRKDLNSQNQYDAGVALSGLSCFISPDLSRDLANDIMTLMSSTKPYLRMKAVLMMYKVFLRYPEALRPAFPKLKEKLEDPDPGVQSAAVNVICELARKNPKNYLPLAPVFFKLMTTSTNNWMLIKIIKLFGALTPLEPRLGKKLIEPLTNLIHSTSAMSLLYECINTVIAVLISISSGMPNHSASIQLCVQKLRILIEDSDQNLKYLGLLAMSKILKTHPKSVQAHKDLILACLDDKDESIRLRALDLLCGMVSKKNLMEIVKRLLGHMERAEGSAYRDELLYKVIEICSQSSYLHVTNFEWYMTVLVELIQLEAGSKHGRLIAEQLLDVAIRVPVVRQFAVNEMTNLLDTFAVSAQSNSMYEVLYAAAWIVGEFAAELTDAEKTLNILLRPRQLPGHIQGVYVQNVIKLFARLATTCLELQDLPGIVRVSCRRLTFGRATFNLHYYLQLCDHVLDKLQHFLGSSDIEVQERANSACMLIEMLRKALTVTLVDETQPASIPTLAIEIVQEMALLFAGELIPVAPKAQRKVPLPDGLDLDEWINAPPPAEDNSSTSSDHDKDELFVSASQQDSEPAKRRPSQELTPEQLERQRMARLIEQSNNPNYLKAAPASASAAAALAGSSSNNSNADQYDNIDDIPITELPLDIEGVAALRVGITKRSDKYLQEQQAAEAAQTGKSDKKKHKKGKKSKKSEKNKVAYNNSSESEAEPKPLHIVNTTLDMPEGVTLSDSEDKDGKYDPNDPHRALDIELDIAVFESVAAATKTNTEATASSSKSSASKKERKSKEHKSRKAQPQAVPDLIDTGTPTPTGAATAAVEASSSSSINNNVEQSAAQHKKKKREKSEKSEKREKREKSAHKSSSSKVSKEASSNIIDVEPMDIVAEPAAAAAAATDAVKAHKKKHKKDKTESKQKLSHKSLDVSGYEQPLGISTPSKEIF, translated from the exons GGTTATGAGTTCCTCGCGTTTCACATGTAAACGCATTGGCTATCTAGCTGCCAGCCAGTGCTTTCATCCAGATAGCGAG CTATTGATGTTGACCACAAATATGATACGCAAGGATCTAAACTCGCAAAATCAATATGATGCTGGTGTCGCGCTTAGCGGTCTGAGCTGTTTTATATCACCCGATTTGTCGAGAGATTTGGCCAACGATATTATGACGCTAATGAGCTCGACGAAGCCTTATCTGCGCATGAAAGCTGTGCTCATGATGTACAAAGTATTTCTACGCTATCCAGAAGCTTTGCGACCTGCCTTTCCCAAACTCAAAGAGAAACTGGAAGATCCCGATCCAG GTGTACAATCAGCTGCCGTGAATGTTATTTGTGAACTAGCACGTAAGAATCCAAAAAACTATTTGCCTTTGGCGCCTGTGTTCTTTAAACTGATGACCACATCGACCAACAATTGGATGTTAATTAAGATAATCAAACTG TTTGGCGCTTTAACTCCCTTAGAACCCCGGCTAGGAAAGAAATTAATAGAACCACTTACAAATCTAATTCATAG cacctCAGCCATGAGCCTGCTCTATGAGTGCATCAATACTGTGATCGCTGTGCTTATTAGCATAAGCAGCGGCATGCCCAACCACAGCGCCTCCATCCAGCTCTGCGTACAAAAGCTGCGCATACTCATCGAGGACTCCGATCAGAATC TTAAATACCTGGGTCTGCTGGCCATGTCGAAGATACTCAAAACGCATCCGAAGAGCGTGCAGGCGCACAAGGATCTAATATTGGCCTGCCTGGATGACAAGGATGAATCTATACGGCTGCGCGCATTGGATTTGCTATGCGGCATGGTATCGAAAAAGAATCTCATGGAGATAGTTAAGCGTCTGCTTGGCCATATGGAGCGTGCCGAGGGCTCTGCCTATCGCGATGAGCTGCTCTACAAGGTGATTGAGATTTGTTCGCAGAGCTCGTATCTGCATGTGACCAACTTCGAGTGGTATATGACCGTGCTGGTGGAGCTTATACAGCTGGAGGCGGGCTCAAAGCACGGTCGCCTCATagccgagcagctgctggatgTGGCCATACGTGTGCCTGTGGTGCGTCAATTTGCTGTTAATGAAATGACCAATTTGCTGGATACGTTTGCTGTCTCCGCACAAAGCAATTCCATGTACGAGGTGCTCTATGCCGCCGCCTGGATTGTGGGCGAGTTTGCTGCCGAGCTTACGGATGCGGAGAAGACATTGAACATATTGCTGCGACCGCGTCAGCTGCCTGGCCACATACAGGGTGTCTATGTGCAGAATGTTATTAAGCTATTTGCACGCTTGGCCACCACGTGCCTGGAGCTGCAGGATCTGCCAGGCATAGTGCGCGTAAGTTGCCGTCGACTCACATTTGGCAGAGCTACTTTTAacttacattattatttacagcTCTGTGATCATGTGCTGgacaagctgcagcatttcCTCGGCTCCAGCGATATCGAAGTGCAGGAGCGTGCCAACTCCGCTTGCatgttaattgaaatgctgcgTAAGGCGTTAACTGTTACGCTGGTGGATGAGACGCAGCCTGCCAGCATTCCCACGCTGGCCATTGAAATTGTACAAGAGATGGCGTTACTATTCGCCGGCGAGCTTATACCTGTGGCGCCCAAGGCGCAACGCAAGGTGCCACTGCCCGATGGCTTGGATTTGGATGAATGGATAAATGCACCGCCGCCGGCGGAGGATAACAGCAGCACTAGCTCGGATCATGATAAGGATGAGCTGTTCGTTAGCGCCAGCCAACAGGACAGCGAGCCAGCAAAGCGGCGTCCAAGCCAAGAGCTAACACCCGAACAGCTGGAACGTCAGCGCATGGCGCGTCTCATCGAGCAATCCAATAATCCAAACTATTTGAAAGCAGCgccagcctcagcctcagcggctgctgcgctagcaggcagcagcagcaacaattccaATGCGGATCAATATGACAATATAGATGATATACCAATTACCGAGCTGCCGCTGGACATTGAGGGCGTGGCCGCTTTGCGTGTGGGCA TAACCAAACGCTCGGATAAGTATctgcaggagcagcaggcTGCAGAGGCAGCGCAGACGGGCAAGAGTGACAAGAAGAAGCATAAAAAGGGCAAGAAGAGTAAGAAATCAGAGAAAAACAAAGTGGCCTACAATAATAGCTCAGAATCGGAAGCGG AACCCAAGCCGCTGCATATTGTAAACACCACACTGGATATGCCGGAGGGCGTAACACTTTCAGATAGCGAGGATAAGGATGGCAAATACGATCCAAACGATCCACATCGCGCACTTGACATTGAGCTTGATAT cgCTGTCTTTGAGTCAGTTGcggcagcaactaaaactaatacaGAGGCAACTGCAAGCAGCTCCAAGAGTAGCGCCTCCAAAAAGGAGCGAAAATCAAAAGAGCATAAAAGTCGCAAGGCGCAACCACAGGCAGTGCCCGATCTAATAGACACGggcacgcccacgcccacaggCGCAGCTACGGCAGCAGTggaggcaagcagcagcagcagcatcaacaacaatgtggagcagtcagcagcgcagcacaaaaagaagaaacgCGAGAAAAGTGAAAAGAGCGAGAAGCGGGAAAAGCGTGAAAAGAGCGCACACAAGTCAAGCTCAAGCAAAGTGAGCAAAGAAGCGAGCAGCAATATAATTGATGTTGAGCCCATGGATATTGTGGCAgagcctgcagcagcagcagcagcggcaacagacGCTGTCAAGGCGCATAAAAAGAAGCATAAAAAGGACAAAACAGAATCGAAGCAAAAGCTCAGCCACAAGTCCTTGGATGTTAGCGGTTATGAGCAGCCTTTGGGTATCTCCACGCCAAGCAAAGAAATTTTCtag
- the LOC108607122 gene encoding AP-3 complex subunit delta isoform X3 has translation MALKKVKGNFERMFDKNLTDLVRGIRNNKDNEAKYISQCIEEIKQELRQDNINVKCNAVAKLTYIQMLGYDISWAGFNIIEVMSSSRFTCKRIGYLAASQCFHPDSELLMLTTNMIRKDLNSQNQYDAGVALSGLSCFISPDLSRDLANDIMTLMSSTKPYLRMKAVLMMYKVFLRYPEALRPAFPKLKEKLEDPDPGVQSAAVNVICELARKNPKNYLPLAPVFFKLMTTSTNNWMLIKIIKLFASLTTIEPALGRKLTQPLIEIISSTSAMSLLYECINTVIAVLISISSGMPNHSASIQLCVQKLRILIEDSDQNLKYLGLLAMSKILKTHPKSVQAHKDLILACLDDKDESIRLRALDLLCGMVSKKNLMEIVKRLLGHMERAEGSAYRDELLYKVIEICSQSSYLHVTNFEWYMTVLVELIQLEAGSKHGRLIAEQLLDVAIRVPVVRQFAVNEMTNLLDTFAVSAQSNSMYEVLYAAAWIVGEFAAELTDAEKTLNILLRPRQLPGHIQGVYVQNVIKLFARLATTCLELQDLPGIVRLCDHVLDKLQHFLGSSDIEVQERANSACMLIEMLRKALTVTLVDETQPASIPTLAIEIVQEMALLFAGELIPVAPKAQRKVPLPDGLDLDEWINAPPPAEDNSSTSSDHDKDELFVSASQQDSEPAKRRPSQELTPEQLERQRMARLIEQSNNPNYLKAAPASASAAAALAGSSSNNSNADQYDNIDDIPITELPLDIEGVAALRVGITKRSDKYLQEQQAAEAAQTGKSDKKKHKKGKKSKKSEKNKVAYNNSSESEAEPKPLHIVNTTLDMPEGVTLSDSEDKDGKYDPNDPHRALDIELDIAVFESVAAATKTNTEATASSSKSSASKKERKSKEHKSRKAQPQAVPDLIDTGTPTPTGAATAAVEASSSSSINNNVEQSAAQHKKKKREKSEKSEKREKREKSAHKSSSSKVSKEASSNIIDVEPMDIVAEPAAAAAAATDAVKAHKKKHKKDKTESKQKLSHKSLDVSGYEQPLGISTPSKEIF, from the exons GGTTATGAGTTCCTCGCGTTTCACATGTAAACGCATTGGCTATCTAGCTGCCAGCCAGTGCTTTCATCCAGATAGCGAG CTATTGATGTTGACCACAAATATGATACGCAAGGATCTAAACTCGCAAAATCAATATGATGCTGGTGTCGCGCTTAGCGGTCTGAGCTGTTTTATATCACCCGATTTGTCGAGAGATTTGGCCAACGATATTATGACGCTAATGAGCTCGACGAAGCCTTATCTGCGCATGAAAGCTGTGCTCATGATGTACAAAGTATTTCTACGCTATCCAGAAGCTTTGCGACCTGCCTTTCCCAAACTCAAAGAGAAACTGGAAGATCCCGATCCAG GTGTACAATCAGCTGCCGTGAATGTTATTTGTGAACTAGCACGTAAGAATCCAAAAAACTATTTGCCTTTGGCGCCTGTGTTCTTTAAACTGATGACCACATCGACCAACAATTGGATGTTAATTAAGATAATCAAACTG TTCGCGAGCCTTACGACTATTGAACCAGCGCTGGGACGCAAACTGACTCAGCCcctaattgaaattatttccaG cacctCAGCCATGAGCCTGCTCTATGAGTGCATCAATACTGTGATCGCTGTGCTTATTAGCATAAGCAGCGGCATGCCCAACCACAGCGCCTCCATCCAGCTCTGCGTACAAAAGCTGCGCATACTCATCGAGGACTCCGATCAGAATC TTAAATACCTGGGTCTGCTGGCCATGTCGAAGATACTCAAAACGCATCCGAAGAGCGTGCAGGCGCACAAGGATCTAATATTGGCCTGCCTGGATGACAAGGATGAATCTATACGGCTGCGCGCATTGGATTTGCTATGCGGCATGGTATCGAAAAAGAATCTCATGGAGATAGTTAAGCGTCTGCTTGGCCATATGGAGCGTGCCGAGGGCTCTGCCTATCGCGATGAGCTGCTCTACAAGGTGATTGAGATTTGTTCGCAGAGCTCGTATCTGCATGTGACCAACTTCGAGTGGTATATGACCGTGCTGGTGGAGCTTATACAGCTGGAGGCGGGCTCAAAGCACGGTCGCCTCATagccgagcagctgctggatgTGGCCATACGTGTGCCTGTGGTGCGTCAATTTGCTGTTAATGAAATGACCAATTTGCTGGATACGTTTGCTGTCTCCGCACAAAGCAATTCCATGTACGAGGTGCTCTATGCCGCCGCCTGGATTGTGGGCGAGTTTGCTGCCGAGCTTACGGATGCGGAGAAGACATTGAACATATTGCTGCGACCGCGTCAGCTGCCTGGCCACATACAGGGTGTCTATGTGCAGAATGTTATTAAGCTATTTGCACGCTTGGCCACCACGTGCCTGGAGCTGCAGGATCTGCCAGGCATAGTGCGC cTCTGTGATCATGTGCTGgacaagctgcagcatttcCTCGGCTCCAGCGATATCGAAGTGCAGGAGCGTGCCAACTCCGCTTGCatgttaattgaaatgctgcgTAAGGCGTTAACTGTTACGCTGGTGGATGAGACGCAGCCTGCCAGCATTCCCACGCTGGCCATTGAAATTGTACAAGAGATGGCGTTACTATTCGCCGGCGAGCTTATACCTGTGGCGCCCAAGGCGCAACGCAAGGTGCCACTGCCCGATGGCTTGGATTTGGATGAATGGATAAATGCACCGCCGCCGGCGGAGGATAACAGCAGCACTAGCTCGGATCATGATAAGGATGAGCTGTTCGTTAGCGCCAGCCAACAGGACAGCGAGCCAGCAAAGCGGCGTCCAAGCCAAGAGCTAACACCCGAACAGCTGGAACGTCAGCGCATGGCGCGTCTCATCGAGCAATCCAATAATCCAAACTATTTGAAAGCAGCgccagcctcagcctcagcggctgctgcgctagcaggcagcagcagcaacaattccaATGCGGATCAATATGACAATATAGATGATATACCAATTACCGAGCTGCCGCTGGACATTGAGGGCGTGGCCGCTTTGCGTGTGGGCA TAACCAAACGCTCGGATAAGTATctgcaggagcagcaggcTGCAGAGGCAGCGCAGACGGGCAAGAGTGACAAGAAGAAGCATAAAAAGGGCAAGAAGAGTAAGAAATCAGAGAAAAACAAAGTGGCCTACAATAATAGCTCAGAATCGGAAGCGG AACCCAAGCCGCTGCATATTGTAAACACCACACTGGATATGCCGGAGGGCGTAACACTTTCAGATAGCGAGGATAAGGATGGCAAATACGATCCAAACGATCCACATCGCGCACTTGACATTGAGCTTGATAT cgCTGTCTTTGAGTCAGTTGcggcagcaactaaaactaatacaGAGGCAACTGCAAGCAGCTCCAAGAGTAGCGCCTCCAAAAAGGAGCGAAAATCAAAAGAGCATAAAAGTCGCAAGGCGCAACCACAGGCAGTGCCCGATCTAATAGACACGggcacgcccacgcccacaggCGCAGCTACGGCAGCAGTggaggcaagcagcagcagcagcatcaacaacaatgtggagcagtcagcagcgcagcacaaaaagaagaaacgCGAGAAAAGTGAAAAGAGCGAGAAGCGGGAAAAGCGTGAAAAGAGCGCACACAAGTCAAGCTCAAGCAAAGTGAGCAAAGAAGCGAGCAGCAATATAATTGATGTTGAGCCCATGGATATTGTGGCAgagcctgcagcagcagcagcagcggcaacagacGCTGTCAAGGCGCATAAAAAGAAGCATAAAAAGGACAAAACAGAATCGAAGCAAAAGCTCAGCCACAAGTCCTTGGATGTTAGCGGTTATGAGCAGCCTTTGGGTATCTCCACGCCAAGCAAAGAAATTTTCtag